A window of Stutzerimonas stutzeri genomic DNA:
CCCCAGCCGGTTTCCAGCGCGGCCTGTGCAACCAGAAAGCGTGGTTCGATCCCAAGGCGCTCGGCAGCCTTCTCGGCCATTGGCAGCATGGTGGCGATGAACTCCTGGGAGGAACTGAAGCGCGTCCTGCTTGGCGCGTTCGGAGCACTTTTCTCCACGCCATTTACCGTCAGCGGCTTGTCCGTGGGCGGCACGAACGCGGTGGCCGGCTTCCAGTCCACGTTAACCAGCGGCTGCACGGTATCGCCCGCCGGCGGAACGGCAGTCGCTGACACGTTGGCAACCTGTCGGTCGGCAAGCTTCCCAGGCAATGCAAGCCTGCGCTGGTTGAGCAGCCTTGAATCATCTCGCGCGGATTCAGCACCAGCCGCCGGCTTGCTCGGCCAGGCTGCGCCCTCGGTCTGCGCAACCTGGGCAAACGGATTGTTGCGCGTCACCGTTTCCGTCTGCTTGCTCAGCTGGCGCACCAGCACATCCGCCAGCCCTATGCCGCCACCTTCCTTGGACAGGCTGACTGACAGCTGCTGATCGTACATGTCCTGATATTGCTTGCTGGCCTGGCTGTTCAGCGGGTTGTCCTTGGCCAGCACCTCGGTAGCCGCACGCATCGACTTGAGCATCTCATTGAGAAACAGCGACTCGAACTCCTGCGCGACCTTGCGCACGTTCTCCTCGCCGTCGCGATCTTTGCCGACCTTGAGCTGACTGAGGCGATTGAGGTCGTTGTAGCTGCCGCTATCGAGACCGCGCGCTCCACTACCGAGACGATTTTCCATATCGCTACCCTTAGATCACGATCAGGTCGGCTTGCAGCGCGCCGGCCTGCTTCAAAGCTTCGAGAATGGCCATCAGGTCACTGGGCGCAGCGCCCACCTGATTCACCGCTCGGACGATTTCATCCAGCGTGGTGCCTGGGCCGAACTTGAACATAGGCTTGGCTTCCTGCTCGGCTTTGACCTTCGAGTTGGGCACGACCACGGTCTGCCCAT
This region includes:
- the flgJ gene encoding flagellar assembly peptidoglycan hydrolase FlgJ, with protein sequence MENRLGSGARGLDSGSYNDLNRLSQLKVGKDRDGEENVRKVAQEFESLFLNEMLKSMRAATEVLAKDNPLNSQASKQYQDMYDQQLSVSLSKEGGGIGLADVLVRQLSKQTETVTRNNPFAQVAQTEGAAWPSKPAAGAESARDDSRLLNQRRLALPGKLADRQVANVSATAVPPAGDTVQPLVNVDWKPATAFVPPTDKPLTVNGVEKSAPNAPSRTRFSSSQEFIATMLPMAEKAAERLGIEPRFLVAQAALETGWGKSMIRQKDGSNSHNLFGIKATGWKGESATVMTTEYVNGKATREKAGFRAYDSFEQSFDDFVSLLENNDRYRTAIQVASNTGDSERFVKELQKAGYATDPQYARKISQIARKMQTYQTVADANSVPAMRTRG